From a single Microbacterium terrisoli genomic region:
- a CDS encoding O-acetyl-ADP-ribose deacetylase, protein MSPTEPSPPSGPSTPTDSASPSEPAHPRITAVRGDITAQQVDVIVNAANNAMRGGGGVDGAIHRAGGPAILADCIARFPHGLATGDAGWTTAGDLPATWVVHTVGPNHAAGDRDRSLLESCYRRSLEVADELGARSIAFPLISAGVYAWPREDAIAAAIDTIAATPTRITDVRIVAFDEQAYTQVRDALSVRGLG, encoded by the coding sequence ATGTCCCCGACCGAGCCCTCACCCCCGAGCGGACCCTCGACCCCGACCGATTCCGCATCCCCGAGCGAGCCCGCGCACCCGCGGATCACCGCCGTGCGCGGCGACATCACCGCGCAGCAGGTCGACGTCATCGTCAACGCCGCCAACAACGCGATGCGCGGAGGTGGCGGCGTCGACGGGGCGATCCACCGCGCAGGCGGTCCGGCGATCCTGGCTGATTGCATTGCGCGCTTTCCGCACGGCCTTGCCACCGGAGACGCGGGCTGGACCACCGCCGGCGACCTGCCAGCGACCTGGGTCGTGCACACGGTCGGCCCGAACCATGCCGCCGGCGATCGCGACCGGTCGCTGCTGGAATCCTGCTATCGCCGGTCGCTCGAGGTCGCCGACGAGCTCGGTGCGCGCAGCATCGCCTTCCCGCTGATCAGCGCGGGCGTCTACGCCTGGCCGCGCGAAGACGCCATCGCCGCCGCCATCGACACGATCGCCGCCACGCCCACGCGCATCACCGATGTGCGCATCGTCGCGTTCGACGAGCAGGCCTACACGCAGGTGCGCGACGCGTTGAGCGTCCGCGGCCTCGGGTAA
- a CDS encoding NUDIX hydrolase yields the protein MSDAVGRGAQDARAALAGLAGPIVDWRRMTEARGALEPASARRSAVLMLFGPTRDAATATSATATSATAAPATSAASATPAAVTPEDTGVLLLRRAATLRHHPGQIGFPGGGLEPGDTDLSATAVREAVEETGLDPGGLELFAPLPELPLAISNNLVTPVPAWWRHPSPVHAADVAETAEVFFASVGDLLDPANRRNVERVRGQRIPRMPAFDVDGHLIWGFTAILLSGLFDTLGWTREWDAARLIEPDV from the coding sequence GTGAGCGATGCAGTCGGGCGCGGCGCGCAGGATGCCAGGGCCGCGCTGGCGGGTCTGGCCGGGCCGATCGTGGACTGGCGCCGGATGACGGAGGCCCGCGGTGCCCTGGAACCCGCCTCAGCGCGCCGCTCGGCCGTGCTCATGCTGTTCGGTCCGACACGGGATGCCGCCACTGCGACATCGGCCACCGCGACATCCGCCACCGCCGCACCTGCGACGTCCGCGGCATCAGCGACCCCGGCCGCCGTCACCCCCGAAGACACCGGCGTCCTGCTGCTCCGGCGTGCTGCCACGCTCCGCCACCATCCCGGGCAGATCGGGTTCCCCGGCGGCGGGCTCGAGCCCGGCGACACCGATCTGTCGGCCACCGCCGTGCGCGAAGCCGTCGAAGAGACCGGCCTCGACCCGGGCGGGCTCGAACTGTTCGCGCCTCTGCCCGAACTGCCGTTGGCGATCAGCAACAACCTCGTCACTCCTGTGCCGGCCTGGTGGCGGCATCCGTCCCCCGTCCATGCCGCCGACGTCGCCGAGACGGCCGAGGTCTTCTTCGCGTCGGTCGGCGACCTGCTCGATCCGGCGAACCGCCGCAACGTCGAGCGGGTGCGCGGCCAGCGCATCCCACGCATGCCGGCGTTCGACGTCGACGGGCACCTGATCTGGGGTTTCACGGCCATCCTGCTGTCGGGTCTGTTCGACACGCTGGGTTGGACGCGGGAGTGGGATGCCGCGCGCCTGATCGAACCGGACGTCTGA
- a CDS encoding VOC family protein, with amino-acid sequence MPATLRVEVFPAEIDRAVAFYTTLGFTVTRRHEGPPMRYASMQYGQVRLGLAEREPADPALRMLPIGTEIVVEVDDVRAERDRVVAAGIPLLEDLVTREWGLTDFRLTDPDGFYWRFTSRT; translated from the coding sequence ATGCCCGCGACTCTGAGGGTCGAGGTCTTCCCCGCCGAGATCGACCGCGCGGTCGCGTTCTACACGACACTGGGTTTCACCGTGACGCGTCGACACGAGGGTCCGCCGATGCGCTACGCATCGATGCAGTACGGACAGGTGCGGCTCGGGCTCGCCGAGCGCGAGCCGGCCGATCCTGCCCTGCGGATGCTGCCGATCGGCACCGAGATCGTGGTCGAAGTCGACGACGTCCGCGCCGAGCGCGACCGGGTCGTGGCCGCGGGCATCCCGCTGCTCGAAGATCTGGTCACGCGCGAATGGGGCCTCACTGACTTCCGTCTGACCGATCCCGACGGCTTCTATTGGCGGTTCACCTCCCGCACGTGA
- a CDS encoding MarR family winged helix-turn-helix transcriptional regulator, whose protein sequence is MGPTVLDRLLEISALFQRDMRSAFAGTSLTETRVHALWVLQLAGPVTQQILAHELGTTARSVSALVQALETHGYILRTPHPDDRRAVLVTLTEEARRVMTRMQHDHEALTASLLSAVDEADRPAFERGVVAVLERLRTLTQTESVAYTEVEDVADRGGAS, encoded by the coding sequence ATGGGACCCACAGTGCTCGACCGACTGCTCGAGATCAGCGCGCTGTTCCAGCGCGACATGCGATCCGCGTTCGCGGGTACGTCTCTGACCGAGACGCGGGTGCACGCGCTGTGGGTCCTGCAGCTTGCGGGCCCCGTGACGCAGCAGATCCTCGCGCACGAGCTGGGCACGACCGCGCGCAGCGTGTCGGCGCTGGTGCAGGCGCTCGAAACCCACGGCTATATCCTGCGCACTCCGCATCCCGACGATCGGCGTGCGGTGCTCGTCACGCTTACCGAAGAGGCCCGTCGGGTCATGACGCGCATGCAGCATGACCATGAGGCGCTCACCGCGTCATTGCTGTCGGCGGTCGATGAGGCCGATCGCCCGGCGTTCGAGCGGGGTGTGGTGGCTGTGCTGGAACGCCTGCGCACCCTCACGCAGACGGAGTCGGTCGCCTACACCGAGGTCGAGGATGTCGCAGACCGGGGTGGTGCGTCATGA
- a CDS encoding VOC family protein, producing MAHGDVTHLEIPVSDFEASKAFYDTVLGWKINDVPGFDDYPMWQGPNGASGGALVKRATDFTQPRSTVEVDSIDDVLAKAEASGGRVVTPKSPISETSWWGVFEDPDGNVIGLFEGTMG from the coding sequence ATGGCACACGGCGATGTGACGCATCTCGAGATTCCGGTCAGTGATTTCGAGGCGTCCAAGGCGTTCTACGACACGGTGCTCGGGTGGAAGATCAACGACGTCCCGGGCTTCGACGACTATCCGATGTGGCAAGGGCCGAACGGCGCCAGCGGTGGTGCGCTGGTCAAGCGGGCCACCGACTTCACCCAGCCGCGCAGCACGGTCGAGGTCGACTCGATCGACGACGTGCTGGCGAAGGCCGAGGCGTCGGGCGGCCGCGTGGTCACGCCCAAGAGCCCGATCTCCGAGACCAGCTGGTGGGGGGTGTTCGAAGACCCGGACGGCAATGTGATCGGCCTGTTCGAAGGCACGATGGGCTGA
- a CDS encoding antibiotic biosynthesis monooxygenase family protein → MTPSGSAVVRITTLIARPGEREHLLVAAWENASAAARQPGCRSAEVAEDPADPMRVLVISRWDSEREAQAFLVWHKTLAHASLKAFTAEPVASVHYRVDAAAALAVHSEQ, encoded by the coding sequence ATGACCCCGTCCGGCAGTGCCGTCGTCCGCATCACCACGCTGATCGCGCGGCCTGGCGAGCGGGAGCATCTGCTCGTCGCCGCGTGGGAGAACGCGTCGGCCGCGGCCCGGCAGCCGGGATGTCGCAGCGCCGAGGTCGCCGAGGACCCCGCCGATCCGATGCGCGTGCTGGTGATCTCGCGCTGGGACAGCGAGCGCGAGGCGCAGGCGTTCCTGGTCTGGCACAAGACCCTGGCCCATGCCAGCCTGAAGGCATTCACCGCCGAGCCGGTGGCATCCGTCCACTACAGAGTGGATGCCGCAGCCGCCCTCGCCGTGCACTCCGAGCAGTGA
- a CDS encoding DUF1684 domain-containing protein has translation MVDQHSADEFVANWRAWHDAHESDRAAPDGFLAITDAHWLTDAPQRFDDVPGAWSTGEAGPVVVLADGETLTIDGRLVTGEHAFGRVVSGAPVRGTWGTGGGTAVVEVANFGGNAVIRPRHPDNPTLVRYTGTPTYAPDESFVVEAVFTPFDEPREVSVDTVVDGLETLFDAPGTVSFDLDGPRRLTAFRDDDGLRLLFTDRTSGVTTYAASRNLHIDAPDADGHVRIDFNRAVNLPCAYTASAMCPLPPAENRLDVAIEAGEMIPR, from the coding sequence ATGGTCGATCAGCATTCCGCAGATGAGTTCGTCGCGAACTGGCGGGCGTGGCACGACGCGCACGAGAGCGACCGCGCGGCGCCCGACGGATTCCTCGCGATCACCGACGCGCACTGGCTGACGGATGCGCCGCAGCGGTTCGACGACGTGCCCGGCGCCTGGTCGACGGGCGAGGCGGGACCTGTCGTGGTGCTCGCCGACGGCGAGACGCTCACGATCGACGGGCGGCTCGTCACCGGCGAGCACGCGTTCGGCCGTGTCGTCAGCGGGGCTCCCGTGCGCGGAACGTGGGGCACCGGCGGCGGAACCGCCGTGGTCGAAGTCGCGAACTTCGGGGGGAACGCGGTGATCAGGCCGCGGCATCCCGACAATCCGACCCTCGTGCGCTACACCGGAACGCCGACGTACGCGCCCGATGAGAGCTTCGTCGTCGAGGCGGTGTTCACACCGTTCGACGAGCCGCGCGAGGTGTCGGTGGACACGGTCGTCGACGGCCTCGAGACGCTGTTCGACGCGCCGGGGACCGTGAGCTTCGACCTCGACGGGCCGCGGCGGCTGACGGCGTTCCGCGACGACGACGGACTGCGGCTGCTGTTCACCGACCGCACGAGCGGGGTGACGACGTATGCCGCCAGCCGCAACCTGCACATCGACGCTCCCGACGCCGACGGACACGTGCGCATCGACTTCAACCGCGCGGTGAATCTGCCGTGCGCATACACGGCGTCGGCGATGTGCCCGCTGCCGCCCGCCGAGAACCGCCTGGACGTGGCGATCGAGGCCGGAGAGATGATTCCGCGCTGA
- a CDS encoding histidine phosphatase family protein has translation MTSEFLPASEGPSVVLVRHGETTWSKSGRHTSTTDVGLTAAGREQARSVGDALRAQRFALVLSSPRKRAHDTAVLAGFDEPLIDANLVEWDYGALEGRTSADISAEIGHQWTIWSAEPPEPVPAESADDVAERADAVIARLREVTSQGQDAVVFSHAHFLRVLAARWLGLPPTEGARLALSTGSISELGFEHGLPVIARWNARP, from the coding sequence ATGACCTCGGAGTTCCTGCCCGCATCGGAGGGCCCGTCTGTCGTGCTGGTGCGCCACGGAGAGACCACGTGGAGCAAGTCGGGCCGACACACCTCGACGACCGATGTCGGGCTGACCGCCGCCGGTCGCGAACAGGCGCGCAGCGTCGGAGACGCGCTGCGCGCGCAGCGGTTCGCCCTCGTGCTGTCCAGCCCGCGCAAGCGTGCGCACGACACGGCCGTGCTCGCCGGCTTCGACGAGCCGCTCATCGACGCGAACCTCGTCGAGTGGGACTACGGCGCGCTGGAGGGGCGCACGAGTGCAGACATCTCAGCCGAGATCGGACATCAGTGGACCATCTGGTCGGCCGAGCCGCCCGAGCCGGTGCCGGCCGAGTCCGCCGACGACGTCGCCGAGCGCGCCGACGCCGTGATCGCGCGACTGCGCGAGGTCACGTCGCAGGGGCAGGATGCCGTGGTCTTCTCGCACGCGCACTTTCTGCGCGTGCTGGCCGCGCGATGGCTGGGCCTGCCCCCGACCGAGGGCGCCCGGCTGGCGCTGAGCACGGGCAGCATCAGCGAACTCGGGTTCGAGCACGGCCTGCCCGTGATCGCCCGATGGAACGCGCGGCCCTGA
- a CDS encoding threonine synthase — MDADALRTLELIDRSGRRYPLDDPRWRGDDGSPLMLSPIRLDTAAGTAVRALIDTAERSLWRYAAMLPVPAEHRISLGEGWTPLIADRRAGRGIHVKLEWFNPTSSFKDRGVAVMMSHLASRGATRVLEDSSGNGGSSVAAYAAGAGIAAKIIVPAATSPAKILQARAYGAEIELVGGTRDEVGDEAVRQSAAIPYASHNWHPLFLQGVKTIGYEIWEQLGFRAPDNIVTVAGSGSIVLGCDLAFGELRDAGAIYTVPRLLVGQPVDWATIVEAVNGVVRDPDRPRVPTIAEGSSIARPVRLPEVVAAIERSHGAAVAVTDDEIHAALRGLAARGLYAEPTSAVAAAALARFLADGTIRDGQTTVVILTGTALKAADRTAEVFAAAG, encoded by the coding sequence ATGGATGCCGACGCCCTCCGCACGCTTGAGCTGATCGACCGCTCCGGCCGCCGCTACCCGCTGGACGATCCGCGCTGGCGCGGCGACGACGGATCGCCGCTGATGCTGTCGCCGATCCGCCTGGATACCGCGGCCGGTACGGCGGTGCGCGCCCTGATCGACACCGCAGAGCGGTCCCTCTGGCGCTACGCCGCGATGCTTCCCGTGCCGGCCGAGCACCGCATCAGCCTCGGCGAGGGGTGGACGCCGCTGATCGCCGATCGGCGGGCGGGCCGCGGCATCCACGTCAAACTCGAGTGGTTCAATCCCACCTCGAGCTTCAAGGACCGTGGTGTGGCGGTGATGATGTCGCACCTCGCGTCCCGGGGGGCGACCCGCGTGCTCGAAGACAGTTCGGGCAACGGCGGCTCGTCGGTGGCCGCCTATGCGGCCGGGGCCGGAATCGCCGCGAAGATCATCGTTCCGGCGGCGACCTCGCCGGCGAAGATCCTGCAGGCGCGCGCGTACGGGGCCGAGATCGAGCTGGTCGGCGGCACGCGCGACGAGGTCGGCGATGAGGCGGTGCGGCAGTCGGCCGCGATCCCGTATGCGAGCCACAACTGGCATCCTCTGTTCCTGCAGGGCGTCAAGACGATCGGCTACGAGATCTGGGAGCAGCTGGGCTTTCGCGCGCCCGACAACATCGTGACGGTCGCCGGCTCCGGCAGCATCGTGCTGGGGTGCGATCTCGCCTTCGGCGAGCTGCGGGATGCCGGGGCCATCTACACGGTTCCCCGGCTGCTGGTCGGCCAACCCGTCGACTGGGCGACGATCGTCGAGGCGGTGAACGGCGTTGTGCGCGACCCCGACCGGCCGCGGGTGCCCACGATCGCCGAGGGCTCGTCGATCGCACGTCCCGTGCGGCTGCCCGAGGTGGTCGCCGCGATCGAGCGCTCGCACGGGGCGGCGGTGGCCGTGACCGACGACGAGATCCACGCGGCGCTGCGGGGGCTCGCCGCGCGCGGACTGTATGCCGAGCCGACCAGCGCGGTCGCCGCCGCGGCGCTGGCGCGCTTCCTCGCCGACGGGACGATCCGCGACGGGCAGACCACCGTGGTGATCCTGACCGGTACGGCGTTGAAGGCCGCCGACCGCACCGCCGAGGTGTTCGCAGCGGCCGGGTAG
- a CDS encoding S53 family peptidase, which produces MKQKTMMFALAAAAALVAVSAVPAAATTSSSQWNYQVHPIAIRSHFSPGSVSHALPTGPADCLTATDGEFACQTPDSIRAAYNIPAEIDGVPAGTGQTIVIVDAFGSPTVRQDLATFSQAFGLPAAHLNVMYPTGTPTWTGHGTQLGWAQETSLDVQWAHAVAPGATIDLIVAANDHGNTINLAEQYAIDHKLGTVMSMSFGVPEYEVHGNNGQMGQAHKVYVDAQKQGMSVFASSGDDGSDNTAGSANYSYPASDALVTSVGGTNLLYGTDLEKNGLRETVWGDFALCATTCADGPIGATGGAPSLLTAKGGSDVAYNASVYTGVLTYLGFMGADANGFYFFGGTSAGSPQWAGITADVVQAVGHRIGDVSQYAASWSGSGALYDVTVGANSTPTFSGGYSATAGWDRPTGHGTPDVGAIIHALG; this is translated from the coding sequence GTGAAGCAGAAGACAATGATGTTCGCCCTGGCCGCCGCTGCCGCTCTCGTCGCCGTGAGCGCAGTGCCGGCCGCCGCCACGACCTCCTCTTCGCAGTGGAACTACCAGGTGCATCCGATCGCGATCAGATCGCATTTCTCGCCAGGATCGGTGAGTCACGCGCTGCCCACCGGCCCGGCGGACTGCCTGACGGCCACCGACGGCGAGTTCGCGTGCCAGACGCCCGACAGCATCCGCGCCGCGTACAACATCCCGGCCGAGATCGACGGCGTGCCCGCCGGCACCGGCCAGACGATCGTGATCGTCGACGCGTTCGGCAGCCCGACGGTCCGCCAGGACCTCGCGACGTTCTCGCAGGCGTTCGGACTGCCCGCCGCCCATCTCAACGTCATGTACCCGACCGGCACACCGACGTGGACCGGCCACGGCACGCAGCTGGGCTGGGCGCAGGAGACGTCGCTGGACGTCCAGTGGGCGCACGCCGTGGCTCCGGGCGCGACGATCGACCTGATCGTCGCCGCCAACGACCACGGCAACACGATCAACCTCGCCGAGCAGTATGCGATCGATCACAAGCTGGGCACCGTGATGTCGATGAGCTTCGGCGTTCCGGAGTACGAGGTGCACGGCAACAACGGCCAGATGGGCCAGGCTCACAAGGTCTACGTCGACGCACAGAAGCAGGGCATGTCGGTGTTCGCCTCGTCGGGTGACGACGGCTCCGACAACACCGCGGGATCGGCCAACTACTCCTATCCGGCCTCGGATGCGCTGGTCACCTCGGTCGGCGGCACGAACCTGCTGTACGGCACGGATCTGGAGAAGAACGGTCTGCGCGAGACCGTGTGGGGCGACTTCGCCCTGTGCGCCACGACGTGCGCCGACGGCCCGATCGGAGCCACCGGCGGCGCGCCGAGCCTGCTCACCGCGAAGGGGGGATCGGATGTCGCGTACAACGCCAGCGTCTACACCGGCGTGCTGACCTACCTGGGATTCATGGGTGCTGACGCCAACGGGTTCTACTTCTTCGGTGGAACGTCGGCGGGCTCGCCTCAGTGGGCGGGCATCACCGCTGATGTCGTGCAGGCGGTCGGACACCGCATCGGCGACGTCAGCCAGTACGCGGCGTCATGGTCGGGCAGCGGCGCGCTGTATGACGTGACCGTCGGGGCGAACAGCACCCCCACCTTCTCGGGCGGCTATTCTGCGACCGCCGGCTGGGATCGCCCCACCGGCCACGGCACTCCCGACGTGGGCGCCATCATCCACGCGCTGGGCTGA
- a CDS encoding PPOX class F420-dependent oxidoreductase, translating into MTDLDNIIPADRRRLLELPLYGHLGTIRPDDTVQVTPMWFEFDGEHIRFTHTNRRQKFRNLQHNPAMALSILDPDVPSHYLEVAGHLAEVVPDPEGAFYVRLQNRYGDPSTTPPADRANRVVLVMSIDRATHQ; encoded by the coding sequence ATGACTGATCTCGACAACATCATCCCCGCTGACCGTCGCCGCCTGCTCGAGCTGCCGCTGTACGGGCACCTCGGCACGATCCGCCCCGACGACACCGTCCAGGTCACGCCGATGTGGTTCGAGTTCGACGGCGAGCACATCCGCTTCACGCACACCAACCGCCGACAGAAGTTCCGCAACCTGCAGCACAACCCCGCGATGGCGCTGTCGATCCTCGATCCCGACGTCCCGTCCCACTATCTCGAGGTGGCCGGACACCTCGCCGAGGTCGTGCCCGACCCCGAAGGCGCTTTCTATGTGCGGCTGCAGAATCGGTACGGCGATCCGAGCACGACACCGCCCGCAGACAGGGCGAACCGCGTCGTCCTCGTGATGTCGATCGACCGCGCCACGCACCAATAG